A region from the Simiduia sp. 21SJ11W-1 genome encodes:
- the efp gene encoding elongation factor P, translating to MKTAQEFRAGQVMNLDGQAWVVLKSEFNKSGRNAAVCKMKLKNLITGASQEPVFKADDKLEPIILERREVTYSYFADPLYVFMDEEYNQIDVEKENLGETANFIVDGMQETCEAVFYEGKAISIELPTTIVRTVAYTEPAARGDTSGKVMKVAKLDNGYELQVAAFIEIGEAIEIDTRTGEFKGRAKG from the coding sequence ATGAAAACTGCTCAAGAGTTCCGCGCCGGCCAGGTTATGAACCTCGATGGTCAGGCCTGGGTCGTCCTGAAATCGGAATTCAACAAATCCGGTCGCAACGCTGCTGTTTGCAAAATGAAGTTAAAGAACCTGATCACCGGCGCCTCCCAAGAGCCCGTGTTCAAGGCCGACGACAAGCTCGAGCCCATCATTCTTGAGCGCAGGGAAGTAACCTACTCCTACTTCGCCGATCCGCTCTACGTGTTTATGGACGAAGAGTACAACCAGATCGACGTTGAAAAAGAAAACCTCGGCGAAACCGCCAACTTCATCGTTGATGGCATGCAGGAAACCTGCGAAGCGGTGTTCTACGAAGGTAAGGCGATCTCTATTGAACTGCCTACCACCATCGTGCGCACCGTGGCCTACACAGAGCCCGCCGCCCGTGGCGACACCTCTGGCAAGGTGATGAAAGTGGCCAAGCTCGACAACGGTTACGAGCTGCAGGTTGCAGCCTTTATTGAGATCGGTGAAGCCATCGAGATCGATACCCGCACTGGCGAGTTCAAAGGCCGCGCCAAGGGCTGA
- the earP gene encoding elongation factor P maturation arginine rhamnosyltransferase EarP: MNTPKCWHIFCRVIDNFGDIGVCWRLARQLAHQHECVVCLFVDDLASFQALCKAINPALGLQTVEGIEVRHWCDPLPDCAPADVVIEAFGCDLPTPYIQAMKSHKPHWLNLEYLSAEAWVKDYHLSKSPVHGLKKTFFFPGFEAGTGGLLCEPALAGLATADDHTRAQWRQQLGLPGVDGPTLSLFSYENPALPALLDSLAASPVPCVLAVPRGRMEAGVNAWLGEPLAVGQKLARGQLTLVGLPFLQQPEYDRLLALCDLNFVRGEDSFVRTQMLGRPFVWHIYPQEAAAHLDKLAAFLSLYTRAAPAALAHTLTQAHAVWNQPERPATPPWPALLAALPALSEQAQCWREEMLGHGNLASNIVHFCTNEV, translated from the coding sequence ATGAACACCCCCAAATGCTGGCACATTTTCTGCCGGGTTATCGATAATTTTGGCGATATTGGCGTCTGCTGGCGCCTGGCCCGCCAATTGGCGCATCAACATGAGTGCGTGGTGTGCCTGTTTGTGGACGACCTGGCAAGCTTTCAGGCGCTGTGTAAGGCCATAAACCCCGCCCTCGGCCTGCAAACCGTAGAGGGCATTGAGGTGCGCCACTGGTGCGACCCACTGCCCGACTGCGCACCCGCAGACGTGGTGATTGAAGCCTTTGGTTGCGATCTGCCCACGCCCTATATTCAGGCCATGAAAAGCCACAAGCCCCACTGGCTAAACCTCGAATACCTGAGCGCCGAGGCCTGGGTAAAGGACTACCACTTAAGTAAATCGCCCGTGCATGGGCTTAAAAAAACGTTTTTCTTTCCAGGCTTTGAGGCCGGTACCGGCGGCCTGCTGTGTGAACCCGCGCTTGCCGGGCTCGCCACGGCCGATGACCACACCCGCGCACAGTGGCGCCAGCAGCTTGGCCTGCCCGGCGTTGATGGCCCAACCCTTAGCCTATTCAGCTACGAAAACCCGGCTCTGCCCGCCCTGCTCGACAGCCTGGCGGCAAGCCCTGTGCCCTGCGTGCTGGCCGTACCCCGCGGGCGCATGGAGGCAGGCGTTAACGCTTGGCTAGGCGAGCCGCTGGCTGTAGGCCAGAAGCTTGCCCGTGGCCAACTCACCCTGGTGGGCCTGCCCTTTTTACAGCAACCCGAGTACGACCGCCTGCTGGCGCTGTGTGATCTCAACTTTGTGCGCGGTGAAGACTCCTTCGTGCGCACCCAAATGCTGGGCCGGCCCTTTGTGTGGCACATCTACCCGCAAGAGGCAGCCGCCCACCTGGACAAGCTGGCCGCCTTTCTTTCGCTCTACACCCGGGCGGCACCGGCAGCACTTGCCCATACACTCACCCAGGCGCACGCAGTCTGGAACCAGCCAGAGCGCCCGGCAACCCCGCCCTGGCCCGCGCTGCTGGCGGCCTTGCCAGCGCTTTCCGAACAGGCCCAATGCTGGCGCGAAGAAATGCTCGGCCACGGTAATTTGGCCTCAAATATCGTGCATTTTTGCACCAATGAGGTATAG
- a CDS encoding META domain-containing protein, which translates to MGLRRLAVAALWLGVLGGCGAVVDESTGPSAAQAPLTLADLAHRRWVLQTINDEPVASKSLGTYDKGIAPELDFGETPHVAGFAGCNRYRGNAQLSEAGEFQVARLATTMMMCPQAAMALEKRFTALLETGARLTIEGQYLSLTHNDERWLFRIADWVQ; encoded by the coding sequence ATGGGTTTACGCAGGCTTGCAGTGGCGGCATTGTGGTTAGGGGTACTTGGCGGTTGTGGTGCCGTGGTGGATGAAAGCACCGGCCCGTCTGCGGCGCAGGCTCCGCTCACCCTGGCAGATTTGGCCCACCGGCGTTGGGTGTTGCAAACCATCAATGATGAACCTGTGGCCAGTAAATCTTTGGGTACCTACGACAAGGGCATAGCGCCCGAGCTCGATTTTGGCGAAACGCCGCATGTGGCGGGCTTTGCCGGTTGCAACCGCTACCGGGGCAATGCGCAATTAAGCGAGGCGGGTGAGTTTCAGGTGGCGCGCTTGGCAACCACTATGATGATGTGTCCGCAAGCCGCGATGGCACTGGAAAAGCGGTTTACGGCCCTGTTGGAAACCGGCGCCCGGCTTACCATTGAGGGCCAATACTTAAGCCTTACCCACAACGACGAGCGCTGGTTATTCCGCATTGCCGACTGGGTGCAGTAG
- a CDS encoding VanZ family protein, with the protein MQQIYHLSKRVQFALLLMIFTWLGLVPYPGEVLSASNDLVLHFLGYAVAGCSIRLALPTQKLWQAFLLLFSYSFAIEVGQYFVPTRSFDWRDLLANGLGIATGLVAFIALFSHLDRWIERLLHPVGNAE; encoded by the coding sequence ATGCAGCAGATTTACCACCTGAGCAAACGCGTGCAGTTTGCCCTGTTACTGATGATTTTCACCTGGCTTGGGCTTGTGCCCTACCCCGGTGAAGTGCTGAGCGCCAGTAACGATTTGGTGCTGCACTTTTTAGGCTACGCCGTGGCCGGTTGCTCCATTCGCCTGGCATTGCCCACGCAAAAACTGTGGCAGGCATTTCTGCTGCTGTTTAGCTATTCCTTTGCCATTGAAGTGGGCCAGTATTTTGTGCCCACCCGCAGTTTCGACTGGCGCGATCTGCTAGCCAATGGCCTGGGCATTGCCACGGGGCTTGTGGCATTTATCGCCCTTTTCAGCCATCTCGATCGCTGGATTGAGCGCCTACTGCACCCAGTCGGCAATGCGGAATAA
- a CDS encoding mechanosensitive ion channel domain-containing protein, with protein MPRLTWMILLLGISLGNVCLAQSQGTLELIEKSESLRSEIEQLRTERDHLSGESQSSLNIRLAERHLRLLNVYDELALALREDREAGLDVSQVTQQLAPKLLRLGPHIRRAIEQRQKAIDTLDGKFEPLSVEWLAAFREHNQFIDTGLTALSQHVENLADLSLNNKDSQEFLNQALHQRAEILAGQVSLTQRAIENATLHLENRPDDADTKARKQAQDEKLALITNSLRVVIALMRDNKLETERYQELLIRTTGDITADILDANLIKRLAQAWLADTVDFIKHNGAAVFFKLVVFFAIIGIFYLLSRWASKLLHKSLRRSNVRMSSLMEDMLVKLTGRLVLFIGVLIGLGQLGVSVGPILAGLGVAGFIVGFALQDTLGNFASGMMILIYRPFDVDDVIEAAGIKGQVRSMNLVSTTILTFDNQTLVVPNNKIWGDVIRNVTAQNQRRVDMVFGIGYQDDIDQAEKVLNSILADHDKVLSEPEPIVRLHTLNDSSVDFVVRPWVNTEDYWDVYWDVTRAVKKRFDAEGISIPFPQRDVHIYQTTEK; from the coding sequence ATGCCACGCCTGACATGGATGATACTTTTATTGGGCATAAGCCTTGGCAATGTTTGCCTGGCCCAATCCCAAGGCACACTGGAGCTCATTGAAAAATCCGAAAGCCTACGCAGCGAAATAGAACAGCTGCGCACCGAGCGCGATCACCTCAGCGGCGAGAGCCAGTCATCGTTAAACATTCGCCTGGCAGAGCGCCACCTACGGCTGCTGAATGTGTACGACGAGCTGGCGCTGGCACTGCGCGAAGACCGTGAGGCGGGCCTTGATGTAAGTCAGGTCACACAGCAGCTGGCGCCCAAGTTACTGCGCTTGGGGCCACACATCAGGCGCGCCATTGAGCAACGCCAAAAGGCCATAGATACCCTAGATGGCAAATTCGAGCCGCTCTCTGTTGAGTGGCTGGCGGCCTTTCGCGAGCACAACCAGTTTATTGATACCGGCCTGACTGCGCTCAGCCAACACGTGGAAAATTTGGCGGATTTATCCCTTAACAACAAAGATTCCCAGGAATTTCTAAACCAGGCCCTGCACCAGCGCGCGGAAATTCTGGCAGGCCAAGTGAGCCTCACCCAACGCGCCATTGAAAACGCCACCCTGCACCTTGAAAACCGCCCGGACGACGCAGACACCAAAGCACGCAAACAGGCACAGGATGAAAAACTCGCGCTGATCACAAACAGTTTGCGAGTGGTCATCGCGCTAATGCGTGACAACAAGCTGGAAACCGAGCGCTACCAGGAACTGTTAATTCGCACCACCGGCGACATTACCGCCGATATTCTGGATGCCAATCTCATCAAACGGCTGGCCCAGGCGTGGCTTGCCGATACGGTAGATTTCATCAAGCACAATGGCGCTGCGGTATTTTTCAAGCTGGTGGTATTTTTTGCCATCATCGGCATTTTCTATTTGCTCTCGCGCTGGGCGTCGAAGCTTTTGCATAAGAGCCTGCGCCGCTCGAACGTGCGCATGTCATCGCTCATGGAAGACATGCTGGTAAAACTCACCGGCCGCCTGGTGTTGTTTATCGGCGTCTTAATTGGCCTGGGCCAGCTGGGTGTGTCGGTGGGGCCCATTCTCGCCGGCCTGGGTGTGGCAGGTTTTATTGTGGGCTTTGCCCTGCAAGATACGCTCGGCAACTTCGCCTCGGGCATGATGATTTTAATTTACCGCCCCTTTGATGTAGACGATGTTATTGAGGCTGCCGGCATCAAAGGCCAGGTGCGCAGCATGAACTTGGTGTCTACCACTATTCTTACCTTCGACAACCAAACCCTGGTGGTGCCCAACAATAAAATCTGGGGCGATGTGATTCGCAATGTCACCGCACAAAACCAGCGCCGGGTAGATATGGTATTCGGCATTGGCTACCAAGACGACATAGACCAAGCCGAAAAAGTGCTCAACAGTATTTTGGCAGACCACGATAAGGTGCTGAGTGAGCCCGAACCCATTGTGCGATTGCACACACTGAACGATTCCAGCGTGGATTTTGTTGTGCGCCCGTGGGTTAACACCGAAGACTACTGGGATGTGTATTGGGATGTGACCCGGGCTGTGAAAAAACGGTTCGACGCTGAAGGCATCAGTATTCCCTTCCCCCAGCGCGATGTACATATTTACCAAACCACCGAGAAGTAA
- a CDS encoding 2OG-Fe(II) oxygenase, which yields MSIATTTSGPGGWDDNYIDALSEQGWALLPGFLSAEQVAGLRWEAMQSEDWRRAGVGLAGQTESNIRRDHTIWMQGDTGPQQDYLAAMEQIRTQVNRALFAGLFEYEAHFAHYPPGAFYRKHVDALRGRGARVLTSVCYLNPHWAPGDGGELVLYSDTDEARIINHIQPAGGDLLLFWSERFPHEVLPAHTDRYSIAGWFRRNIETANPL from the coding sequence ATGAGTATTGCCACCACAACATCCGGCCCGGGCGGCTGGGACGATAACTACATCGATGCCCTGAGCGAACAGGGCTGGGCGCTTTTGCCGGGCTTTTTGTCGGCCGAACAAGTGGCCGGCCTGCGCTGGGAGGCCATGCAAAGTGAAGACTGGCGCCGCGCGGGCGTGGGCCTGGCCGGCCAAACCGAGAGCAACATCCGCCGCGATCACACCATTTGGATGCAGGGCGATACCGGCCCGCAGCAGGATTATCTGGCCGCCATGGAGCAGATTCGCACCCAGGTAAACCGCGCCCTGTTTGCCGGCTTGTTTGAATACGAGGCGCACTTTGCCCACTACCCGCCCGGTGCCTTTTACCGCAAACATGTAGATGCCCTGCGCGGGCGTGGCGCGCGGGTGCTCACCAGTGTGTGCTACCTCAACCCCCACTGGGCGCCAGGTGATGGCGGCGAGCTGGTGCTTTACAGCGACACAGACGAGGCCCGAATCATCAACCACATCCAACCCGCCGGGGGCGACCTGCTGCTGTTTTGGAGCGAGCGCTTCCCCCATGAAGTACTGCCCGCGCACACTGACCGCTATTCCATTGCCGGCTGGTTTCGCCGCAATATTGAAACCGCCAACCCCCTGTAA